From the Candidatus Eremiobacteraceae bacterium genome, one window contains:
- a CDS encoding SDR family oxidoreductase — protein sequence MRLNNKVAIITGGDTGIGKAISLELACEGASVVIDYHGDAGPANALVERINNLGYKAVAISADVTRPPDVESLVEATAKAFGGIDILVNNAGIEEQHPFLEMPFEVYAKVIGVNLTGNWLCSQAAARQMVKQNRGGRIINISSVHEDVAMPTNAPYCASKGALRMLMRTIAIELAQYHITVNNIAPGAVETPMDAELERDPKELARLLAEIPMRRMGRPQEIAGLVAYLASDAAAYITGATYVIDGGMSKWSGSL from the coding sequence GTGCGCCTGAATAATAAAGTTGCGATCATAACCGGCGGCGACACCGGAATTGGCAAAGCTATTTCCCTCGAACTCGCCTGTGAAGGCGCCAGCGTGGTGATAGACTACCATGGTGATGCCGGCCCAGCCAACGCGCTGGTCGAACGGATCAATAATTTAGGTTATAAAGCCGTCGCGATTTCAGCCGACGTCACGCGGCCGCCGGACGTGGAATCGCTCGTCGAGGCCACAGCGAAAGCCTTCGGCGGCATCGACATCCTCGTGAACAACGCCGGCATCGAAGAACAGCACCCCTTCCTAGAAATGCCGTTCGAAGTGTATGCCAAGGTCATCGGCGTAAATCTCACCGGCAACTGGCTGTGCAGTCAGGCAGCGGCGCGCCAAATGGTCAAGCAGAACCGGGGCGGTCGGATCATCAACATCTCCTCAGTTCACGAAGACGTGGCCATGCCTACCAACGCCCCGTATTGCGCTTCCAAAGGCGCGCTCCGCATGTTGATGCGGACGATTGCGATCGAACTCGCACAATATCATATCACCGTGAACAACATCGCACCGGGAGCAGTGGAAACGCCGATGGATGCGGAGCTAGAGCGAGATCCAAAAGAGCTAGCTCGATTGCTGGCGGAGATTCCAATGCGTCGAATGGGCAGGCCGCAAGAGATCGCCGGCCTGGTCGCCTACCTCGCTTCGGATGCGGCGGCGTATATCACGGGTGCCACCTACGTCATCGACGGTGGAATGAGCAAATGGTCGGGAAGTCTTTGA